In Streptomyces sp. NBC_00704, a genomic segment contains:
- a CDS encoding ATP-binding protein: MTATATAPASAPAPAPAPERQIVPPEDRYAAELAFLAAYDDGPRPPAWRLTPRAVVTFVMGSGGRALKLPEGAGTPEGVPRRLVVEAKFVGDRALVERCVVTLAGERGLLLVGEPGTAKSMLSELLSAAVCGTSGLVVQGTAGTTEDQLKYGWNYALLLAQGPSPKALVPSPVLAAMSRGAVARVEEVTRCLPEVQDSLVSLLSERRIAVPELTGTPEALAHAAPGFNLIATANLRDRGVSEMSAALKRRFNFETVGPIPDLDAETALVRSQARASVERSGAPFQVDDAVLEALVTAFRDLREGRSAEGWEVERPSTVMSTAEAVSVAGALALAAAYFPGDRDVLGLLPGHLLGVVRKDDPADAARLRGYWDGPVRRRAEQGSATWRTLWELRTVLEG; this comes from the coding sequence ATGACAGCCACCGCCACCGCCCCCGCCTCGGCCCCGGCCCCGGCCCCGGCCCCGGAACGGCAGATCGTTCCGCCCGAGGACCGCTACGCCGCCGAACTGGCCTTCCTCGCCGCGTACGACGACGGGCCGCGACCGCCGGCCTGGCGGCTCACCCCGCGTGCCGTCGTCACGTTCGTGATGGGCAGCGGCGGCCGCGCCCTGAAGCTGCCCGAGGGCGCCGGCACGCCCGAGGGTGTGCCGCGCCGGCTGGTCGTCGAGGCCAAGTTCGTCGGCGACCGGGCCCTGGTGGAGCGCTGCGTGGTCACCCTCGCCGGCGAGCGGGGGCTGCTGCTCGTCGGCGAGCCCGGAACCGCCAAGTCGATGCTGTCCGAGCTGCTGTCGGCCGCCGTGTGCGGCACCAGCGGCCTGGTGGTGCAGGGCACCGCGGGAACCACCGAGGACCAGCTCAAGTACGGCTGGAACTACGCCCTGTTGCTGGCACAGGGGCCGAGCCCCAAGGCGCTGGTTCCCTCGCCGGTGCTGGCCGCCATGTCCCGGGGCGCCGTCGCGCGGGTCGAGGAGGTGACCCGCTGCCTGCCCGAGGTGCAGGACTCCCTCGTGTCGCTGCTCTCCGAGCGGCGCATCGCCGTGCCCGAACTGACGGGCACGCCGGAGGCGCTGGCGCACGCCGCGCCCGGCTTCAACCTCATCGCCACGGCCAACCTGCGCGACCGGGGCGTCTCGGAGATGTCCGCCGCCCTCAAACGCCGCTTCAACTTCGAGACGGTCGGCCCGATCCCGGACCTCGACGCGGAGACCGCGCTGGTGCGCAGCCAGGCCCGCGCCTCGGTGGAGCGGTCCGGGGCGCCCTTCCAGGTCGACGACGCCGTCCTGGAGGCTCTGGTCACCGCCTTCCGCGACCTGCGGGAGGGACGGTCCGCGGAGGGCTGGGAGGTGGAGCGGCCGTCCACGGTGATGAGCACCGCGGAGGCCGTCTCCGTCGCGGGGGCGCTGGCGCTCGCGGCCGCCTACTTCCCCGGCGACCGTGACGTCCTGGGCCTGCTGCCCGGCCATCTGCTCGGCGTGGTCCGCAAGGACGACCCCGCGGACGCGGCCCGGCTGCGCGGCTACTGGGACGGCCCGGTCCGCCGCCGCGCCGAGCAGGGTTCCGCCACCTGGCGCACCCTGTGGGAGCTGCGCACGGTGCTGGAGGGCTGA
- a CDS encoding DUF5682 family protein produces MPGAPDEPPAAPAEALAALTDPAGPYLIGVRHHAPSLAAAVPALLDEAKPDVLLVELPAEMQEWLPWLGHAQTRAPIALAAVPGGLGSGAGPAFYPFADFSPELAAVRWADRHGVAVIACDLPLADRAWGEGREGPVPGAAPGLAGALRSRLTGRPGDDLWDRLVEATAPGSPPEALRRAALLTGWALRADAAASGGVAELDLRRERWMRSRIAEATAGGGRAAVLVGAFHAPALTAGATDRAPAPQPDPVAHRDPDSGPHQGPESGPEARTDPRTTPRTNPKTNPTAADDARATSRHEDVRGEAAGAGTVSWITSLIPYAYPLLDERSGYPAGIRDPEWQDMVLRSAGDPVALEEALTRAAVRVCAELRGLGHPSGPADAREISRLASDLARLRGLPAAGRGELVEAVQTVLTQGEPYGRGRAVARAMERVLVGTRTGRPAPDAPRSGLAPAVEAEVAALGLPGPDGPSAAGRELRLDPLRSDLDRRRELLLRRLTVCGVPYGEPKEVVGAGGAEALTSRWEARWTPATAAVLTAAGVRGVTPAQAAEGVLRERRRAELEEGGPTAAQVLTGLAQAAECGLGALTDERLDDVAEVLPRAGALPELLAALALSDRLRAGHVAGLGTDAGRTVRAGAVAELLTAAAVRQVDGLTGSEDPADAHALLELAHRADLSGGIRLADALARLAADGSPLMRGAAGAVRVLLGQEDPRVFGDRVASWVDGAVDAESRSALTARLSGVLTAAGPLLEAATAALEPLLDLVSELPDRRFLDRLPALRGGFDTLSPAARDRLLASVEERLGTGRVADTDGHDPAALAVWAGADLAARATLRALGLLPARGAHEPASPVPTATACPVPTATDSASPRPTAADGSASPFPTATRPPAAHPTTTTKPAAGRTGAAEPTAVLSTPPSTATAAASSDSAPAPGPASARAVDAVGEAGEDRVLAPADRWRLVLGRRSDELPPSARSLATALDELYGSGRGEGSRGDLTGRGGHGGREAPYPGVREWSRELAALFGPGIREEVLAAAAAAGRDDVLTELDADSVRPSVDLLRTVLRHAGGLPEARLAALRPLVRRLVESLTRQLATRLRPALHGAASPRPGRRPGGGLDLPRTLRANLASARRGPDGTVRVVPEHPVFRARSRRSADWRLILVTDVSGSMEASTVWAALTASVLAGVPTLSTHFLAFSTEVIDLTGHVEDPLSLLLEVSVGGGTHIAAGLRHARELVTVPSRTLVVVVSDFEEGYPLGGLLAEVRALVGAGCHVLGCASLDDSGRPRYSTGVAGRLVAAGMPVAALSPLELARWVGEKIA; encoded by the coding sequence ATGCCGGGCGCCCCGGACGAGCCGCCCGCCGCCCCCGCCGAGGCGCTGGCCGCCCTCACCGACCCGGCGGGACCGTACCTCATCGGCGTACGGCACCACGCGCCCTCGCTGGCCGCCGCCGTGCCCGCGCTGCTGGACGAGGCGAAGCCGGACGTGCTGCTCGTGGAGCTGCCCGCCGAGATGCAGGAGTGGCTCCCCTGGCTCGGGCACGCGCAGACGCGGGCCCCCATCGCGCTCGCCGCCGTTCCGGGCGGCCTCGGGAGCGGCGCGGGCCCGGCGTTCTATCCGTTCGCCGACTTCTCGCCCGAACTGGCCGCCGTGCGCTGGGCCGACCGGCACGGAGTGGCCGTGATCGCCTGCGACCTGCCTCTCGCCGACCGGGCGTGGGGCGAGGGGCGCGAGGGCCCGGTGCCGGGAGCGGCCCCCGGGCTCGCCGGGGCGCTGCGTTCCCGGCTCACGGGCCGTCCGGGCGACGACCTGTGGGACCGGCTGGTCGAGGCGACCGCGCCGGGCTCGCCCCCGGAGGCGCTGCGCCGCGCCGCGCTGCTGACGGGGTGGGCGCTGCGCGCGGACGCGGCCGCCTCGGGCGGGGTGGCCGAACTGGACCTGCGGCGGGAGCGGTGGATGCGGTCCCGGATCGCCGAGGCCACCGCGGGCGGCGGGCGGGCCGCCGTGCTCGTCGGCGCCTTCCACGCACCGGCGTTGACGGCCGGAGCCACGGACCGGGCCCCCGCACCGCAGCCCGACCCGGTCGCGCACCGGGACCCGGATTCCGGGCCGCACCAGGGCCCGGAATCGGGGCCGGAGGCGAGGACGGATCCGAGAACGACTCCGAGGACGAATCCGAAGACGAATCCGACGGCGGCGGACGACGCCCGCGCCACGTCACGGCACGAAGACGTGCGGGGCGAAGCCGCCGGGGCAGGAACGGTCTCCTGGATCACCTCGCTCATCCCGTACGCCTACCCCCTGCTGGACGAGCGTTCCGGCTATCCGGCCGGCATCCGCGACCCGGAGTGGCAGGACATGGTGCTCCGGTCCGCGGGCGACCCCGTCGCCCTGGAGGAGGCGCTGACGCGCGCGGCCGTGCGGGTCTGCGCGGAACTGCGCGGTCTGGGACATCCGTCGGGACCCGCGGACGCGCGCGAGATCAGCCGGCTCGCCTCGGACCTGGCCCGGCTCCGCGGACTACCGGCGGCCGGCCGGGGCGAGCTGGTCGAGGCGGTGCAGACGGTCCTCACGCAGGGCGAACCGTACGGAAGGGGCCGGGCCGTCGCGCGGGCGATGGAACGGGTGCTGGTCGGCACGCGCACCGGACGGCCCGCGCCGGACGCGCCGCGCAGCGGGCTCGCCCCGGCCGTCGAGGCCGAGGTCGCCGCGCTGGGTCTGCCCGGACCGGACGGCCCCTCGGCCGCCGGCCGGGAACTGCGGCTCGACCCTCTGCGCTCCGACCTCGACCGGCGCCGTGAGCTGCTGCTGCGCAGACTGACGGTGTGCGGGGTGCCGTACGGGGAGCCGAAGGAGGTCGTCGGCGCGGGCGGCGCCGAGGCCCTCACGTCCCGCTGGGAAGCGCGCTGGACGCCCGCCACGGCTGCCGTGCTGACCGCCGCGGGGGTACGCGGGGTCACCCCGGCCCAGGCCGCCGAAGGCGTCCTGCGCGAACGGCGCCGCGCGGAGCTGGAGGAGGGCGGCCCGACGGCCGCGCAGGTCCTGACGGGGCTCGCGCAGGCCGCGGAGTGCGGGCTCGGAGCACTCACCGACGAGCGGCTCGACGACGTCGCCGAGGTTCTGCCGCGGGCCGGCGCCCTGCCCGAACTGCTCGCCGCGCTCGCTTTGTCGGACCGGCTGCGGGCCGGACATGTGGCAGGTCTGGGCACCGACGCCGGACGCACCGTCCGGGCGGGCGCCGTCGCCGAGCTGCTCACCGCGGCCGCGGTGCGCCAGGTGGACGGCCTGACCGGTTCGGAGGACCCGGCCGACGCGCACGCTCTGCTCGAACTCGCCCACCGCGCCGACCTGTCCGGCGGCATCCGGCTCGCCGACGCCCTCGCCCGGCTGGCCGCGGACGGCTCTCCCCTGATGCGCGGCGCCGCGGGAGCCGTCCGGGTGCTGCTGGGGCAGGAGGATCCCCGGGTCTTCGGCGACCGGGTGGCGTCCTGGGTCGACGGCGCGGTCGACGCGGAGTCCCGGTCGGCGCTGACCGCCCGGCTGAGCGGCGTGCTGACCGCCGCCGGTCCCCTGCTGGAGGCCGCGACCGCCGCCCTGGAGCCGTTGCTCGACCTGGTGTCGGAGCTGCCCGACCGGCGGTTCCTGGACCGGCTGCCCGCGCTGCGCGGCGGGTTCGACACCCTCAGCCCGGCGGCCCGCGACCGTCTGCTGGCGTCCGTGGAGGAGCGCCTGGGCACCGGGCGCGTGGCCGACACCGACGGCCACGACCCGGCCGCCCTGGCCGTCTGGGCGGGCGCGGACCTGGCCGCCCGCGCCACCCTGCGAGCGCTGGGTCTGCTCCCCGCGCGGGGCGCGCACGAACCGGCCTCCCCCGTCCCCACGGCCACGGCCTGCCCCGTCCCCACGGCCACGGACTCCGCGTCCCCACGACCGACGGCGGCGGACGGATCCGCGTCCCCCTTCCCGACGGCCACCCGGCCCCCGGCCGCTCACCCCACGACCACGACGAAACCGGCGGCGGGCCGGACCGGGGCGGCAGAACCCACGGCCGTCCTGTCCACGCCCCCGTCCACGGCCACGGCAGCCGCGTCCTCCGATTCCGCGCCCGCCCCCGGACCCGCCTCCGCGCGCGCGGTGGACGCCGTCGGGGAGGCGGGAGAGGACCGGGTCCTCGCGCCCGCCGACCGCTGGCGGCTCGTCCTCGGGCGACGCAGCGACGAACTCCCGCCCTCCGCACGCTCGTTGGCCACGGCCCTGGACGAGCTGTACGGCAGCGGGCGCGGAGAGGGGAGCCGGGGGGACCTCACGGGCCGGGGCGGCCACGGCGGCCGGGAGGCGCCGTATCCGGGAGTGCGCGAATGGTCGCGGGAGCTGGCCGCGCTCTTCGGGCCGGGCATCCGGGAGGAGGTGCTGGCGGCGGCCGCCGCGGCGGGCCGCGACGACGTGCTCACCGAGCTGGACGCCGACAGCGTGCGTCCCTCGGTCGATCTGCTGCGCACCGTGCTGCGGCACGCGGGCGGGCTGCCCGAGGCCCGGCTGGCCGCACTGCGCCCGCTGGTGCGCCGGCTGGTGGAGTCGCTGACCCGGCAACTGGCCACCCGGCTGCGTCCCGCCCTGCACGGGGCGGCGTCACCGCGCCCCGGCCGCCGTCCGGGCGGCGGTCTGGACCTGCCCCGCACCCTGCGCGCCAACCTGGCGAGCGCCCGGCGCGGGCCCGACGGCACGGTCCGGGTCGTCCCCGAGCACCCGGTGTTCCGTGCCCGCTCCCGGCGGTCGGCCGACTGGCGGCTGATCCTGGTGACGGACGTGTCGGGTTCCATGGAGGCGTCCACCGTGTGGGCGGCGCTCACCGCCTCGGTGCTCGCCGGGGTGCCGACCCTGTCCACCCACTTCCTGGCCTTCTCCACCGAGGTCATCGATCTCACCGGCCATGTCGAGGATCCGTTGTCCCTGCTGCTGGAAGTCAGCGTCGGCGGCGGCACGCACATCGCCGCGGGCCTGCGGCACGCCCGCGAGCTGGTCACCGTGCCGTCGCGCACCCTGGTCGTGGTCGTGAGCGACTTCGAGGAGGGCTACCCGCTCGGCGGGCTCCTCGCCGAGGTGCGTGCGCTGGTCGGGGCCGGCTGCCATGTGCTGGGCTGCGCGAGCCTCGACGACTCCGGCCGGCCGCGCTACTCCACGGGCGTCGCGGGCCGGCTCGTCGCCGCCGGCATGCCCGTCGCCGCTCTCAGCCCGCTCGAACTCGCCCGCTGGGTAGGGGAGAAGATCGCATGA